In the genome of Candidatus Nitrosotenuis sp. DW1, one region contains:
- a CDS encoding cupin domain-containing protein — protein MKIEFDIKKYIDEIRKSDGYFHTFINKQNLAAGVLVLEPNEEDTQEPHDSDELYYVIYGDGFLKINNKDYDISEGKAYYVQKNIPHKFFGNKKELIVLYFFSGPDS, from the coding sequence ATGAAGATAGAATTTGACATAAAAAAATACATTGACGAGATTAGAAAGTCTGATGGGTACTTTCACACGTTTATCAATAAGCAAAACCTTGCAGCTGGAGTCTTGGTGCTAGAGCCAAACGAGGAAGATACCCAGGAACCACACGATTCAGACGAACTATACTATGTGATTTATGGCGATGGATTCTTGAAAATAAACAACAAGGATTATGACATATCCGAAGGAAAGGCCTACTACGTTCAAAAGAACATACCTCACAAGTTCTTTGGCAACAAAAAGGAACTAATTGTCTTGTATTTCTTTAGCGGCC